Part of the Rhodothermales bacterium genome is shown below.
ACGTCCGGAGGTTTCGTGACGGAATCCAATGGCCAGCAGAGACAAATAACCTTTGATGACGCCGTTTCCATTGCGCTCGACCGGAATGTCGAACTCAAGAAAGCCGAGAACGACGTTGGTCTTCAGGAGCAGATTGTGTCCCGCGAAAAGGCGGCGTTTCTACCCAACCTGAACCTGTCGACTCGCAGCAGCCGAAACTGGGGACTGACGTTCGACCAGACCTCCTTTCAGCTGGTTACGGAGGCCAGCAACACGTTCAGTATGAACGCGTCGTCATCGATCAATTTGTTCAACGGATTCGGTGATGTAGCGTCACTTCGACAGGCACAGTCGACACTCGAGTCGAGCAACTTGACGTTCGAGCGCCAGAAACAGACGGTTTTCTTCAGTGTCATTCAATCCTACCTGCAGGTCATTCTGGATCAGGAACGAGTTGGCATCCGCGCGGAAGACGTTGAGGCACAACGCCAGCAATTAAGGCGAATCGAAGAGTTCACGCGCGTCGGTTCCCGCCCGATCTCGGACCTGTATCAGCAGCAGGCCAACCTTGCGAACGCAGAGCTCGTTCTGCTGGAGTCGGAACGCGCGGCACAGCTGAGTCAGGTGAGACTGATCCAGGTGATGGAACTCGATCCGATGCAGGACTATTCATTTGTGGCGCCGGCTCGTGAAGAGCTCGACCTCGACGCCGATTCGTATGACCTCGATGCTCTGATGCGAGCTGCATTCGAGCAGCGCAAGGACATCCGTTCACTTGACGCGAGCATCGAGGCGGCGAACGAGGGAATTCGCATTGCGAAATCGTCGCGGTATCCGTCCCTCAATATGAGCGGGGGAGCATCCACGTCGTACTCGAGTCTTCGCCTGGATCCGCTCTCGCGCGACAAGATCAATTTCGG
Proteins encoded:
- a CDS encoding TolC family protein, with protein sequence MNRSLFVALCLLLTSGGFVTESNGQQRQITFDDAVSIALDRNVELKKAENDVGLQEQIVSREKAAFLPNLNLSTRSSRNWGLTFDQTSFQLVTEASNTFSMNASSSINLFNGFGDVASLRQAQSTLESSNLTFERQKQTVFFSVIQSYLQVILDQERVGIRAEDVEAQRQQLRRIEEFTRVGSRPISDLYQQQANLANAELVLLESERAAQLSQVRLIQVMELDPMQDYSFVAPAREELDLDADSYDLDALMRAAFEQRKDIRSLDASIEAANEGIRIAKSSRYPSLNMSGGASTSYSSLRLDPLSRDKINFGDQLSDNRAGSVGLTLSVPIFNRLLTKTNIEQAKIRYSNLNLDRQNLEQNISLEVRQSYLDYFTAVKRLDVTEKQLRAARQSEAVERERYDIGASTLVELTQARANLVDAESQRVQAVYQFIFQEQVIEYYLGTLNPAQQLFR